In Pelosinus sp. UFO1, one genomic interval encodes:
- a CDS encoding sugar porter family MFS transporter, with translation MNRQVSTASETEAAAAKEPNPSTNGKQRTPKSFLRNITVISTFGGLLFGYDTGVINGALPYMSQPDQLNLNAYTQGLVASSLLFGAALGAVVGGFFSDKQGRRKNILYLAIIFFIAALGCTLAPTVPIMVGFRFLLGLAVGGASVTVPTYLAEMSPAEERGRMVTQNELMIVTGQFLAFVFNAIIGVSMGHDAGVWRYMLVIASLPAVVLWFGMLAMPESPRWLATKGRIGDALRVLQQVREENRAQAELNAIQDTIAEEAEIKKATYKDLTIPWIRRIVFIGIGLSFAQQSTGVNSIMYYGTEILKDAGFSTEAALIGNIANGVISVLATFVGIWLLGKVGRRPMLLTGQVGTTLSLLLIAIFSLTMHGSPMLPYVVLSLTVTFLAFQQGAISPVVWLMLSEIFPLRLRGLGMGVSVFCLWVINFLIGLSFPVLLEKFGLSSTFFIFVAMGVFAITFVKIYVPETKDRTLEEVEHDFHHYDKKIETAQDISITY, from the coding sequence ATGAATAGACAGGTAAGTACAGCTTCCGAAACCGAGGCAGCGGCAGCCAAGGAACCGAACCCATCAACGAATGGAAAACAGCGTACCCCCAAGTCCTTTTTAAGAAATATCACAGTAATATCAACATTTGGAGGTCTTCTTTTTGGGTATGATACAGGCGTTATTAATGGAGCTTTGCCGTACATGTCCCAGCCTGACCAATTAAACCTTAACGCATATACCCAAGGTTTGGTTGCAAGTTCGCTTCTTTTTGGTGCTGCACTAGGAGCTGTGGTAGGTGGATTTTTTTCAGATAAGCAAGGTCGTCGCAAGAACATCCTTTATTTAGCAATAATTTTTTTCATTGCTGCACTTGGTTGTACCTTAGCACCGACGGTACCCATCATGGTTGGTTTTCGATTTTTACTGGGTTTAGCTGTAGGTGGAGCCTCTGTTACGGTACCAACTTATTTAGCTGAAATGTCTCCTGCAGAAGAGCGGGGAAGAATGGTTACACAAAATGAATTGATGATTGTAACAGGACAATTTTTAGCGTTTGTTTTTAATGCTATTATTGGTGTTTCAATGGGGCATGATGCCGGTGTTTGGCGTTATATGTTAGTCATTGCTTCTCTCCCAGCAGTGGTATTATGGTTTGGCATGCTGGCAATGCCAGAAAGTCCTCGTTGGCTTGCGACAAAAGGAAGAATTGGTGATGCATTACGTGTTCTTCAGCAAGTGCGTGAAGAAAATCGCGCACAAGCAGAGTTAAATGCGATTCAGGACACCATTGCAGAGGAAGCTGAAATCAAAAAAGCAACTTATAAAGATCTGACAATTCCCTGGATACGTCGCATTGTCTTTATCGGGATTGGCCTTAGTTTTGCTCAGCAAAGTACAGGTGTTAACTCCATTATGTATTATGGGACAGAAATTCTTAAAGACGCCGGATTTAGTACAGAAGCAGCTTTAATTGGTAATATTGCAAATGGTGTAATCTCAGTATTGGCCACCTTTGTAGGGATTTGGTTATTAGGTAAGGTAGGGCGGCGTCCTATGTTGTTGACAGGGCAAGTTGGAACGACCTTATCATTACTGCTTATTGCAATTTTCTCATTAACAATGCATGGATCTCCAATGCTACCCTATGTTGTATTGTCCTTAACTGTCACGTTTCTAGCTTTCCAACAAGGGGCTATTTCACCTGTAGTATGGCTTATGCTTTCAGAAATATTCCCATTACGTTTGCGGGGACTCGGGATGGGTGTGTCAGTGTTCTGTTTATGGGTTATCAATTTCTTAATCGGCTTAAGCTTCCCGGTATTATTAGAAAAATTCGGATTATCATCAACTTTCTTTATATTTGTAGCTATGGGAGTCTTCGCCATTACATTTGTAAAAATATACGTACCAGAAACAAAAGATCGTACGCTTGAAGAAGTGGAACATGATTTCCATCATTATGATAAAAAGATTGAAACTGCTCAAGATATTAGTATTACTTATTAG
- the iolD gene encoding 3D-(3,5/4)-trihydroxycyclohexane-1,2-dione acylhydrolase (decyclizing) yields MKKIRLTVAQALIKFLNNQYVEFDGVQRKFVEGIFTIFGHGNVIGLGQALEQDAGDLIIHQGRNEQGMAHAAIGFAKQKCRKQIYACTSSVGPGAANMITAAATATANRIPVLFLPGDVYATRQPDPVLQQIEQFHDFTISTNDAFKAVSKYWDRISRPEQLMTACINAMRVLTDPADTGAVTIALPQDVQGEAYDYPEYFFQKRVHRIERRPATKEMIQDAVTLISKKKKPILICGGGVKYSEATAVFKAFAEKFNIPFSETQAGKGAIIWDHELNLGGIGETGSLAANTIAKETDLVIGVGTRYTDFTTSSKWIFQNPEVDYLNINVAAFDAYKLDGVKVVADAKAALETLSTELEKTAYRSAYTTQIKDAKDKLKVEVDRVYAVEYTGEGFVPEIDDHLDRAVLEEFKKVTGSCLTQSRVLGVLNEMLGETDIIVGASGSLPGDLQRVWRTKGPNTYHMEYGFSCMGYEVNASLGVKLAAPTQEVYTLLGDGSYMMLHSELPTSIQERKKINVILLDNMTFGCINNVQMEHGMGSFGTEFRFRNEATGKLDGGFVPIDFAMNAASYGCKTYTVKTVEELKAAVIDSKKQKVSTLIDVKVLPKTMVHKYNSWWRVGVAEVSTSEKIQEAYKTLRKNIDKAREY; encoded by the coding sequence ATGAAAAAAATAAGACTAACTGTTGCTCAGGCACTTATAAAATTTCTTAATAATCAATATGTTGAATTCGATGGTGTGCAAAGAAAATTTGTCGAAGGTATCTTCACAATTTTTGGTCATGGGAATGTAATTGGATTAGGTCAAGCATTAGAACAGGATGCAGGTGATTTAATCATTCACCAGGGACGGAATGAACAAGGAATGGCGCATGCAGCTATCGGCTTTGCCAAACAAAAATGTAGAAAGCAAATATATGCTTGTACATCGTCAGTAGGACCAGGAGCGGCTAATATGATTACAGCAGCTGCTACTGCGACTGCCAACAGAATTCCTGTGCTATTCTTACCTGGAGACGTATATGCTACTAGACAGCCAGATCCTGTTCTACAGCAAATTGAACAATTTCATGACTTTACAATTAGCACCAATGATGCTTTTAAAGCAGTGAGCAAATACTGGGATCGAATTTCTCGGCCAGAACAATTAATGACTGCTTGTATTAATGCAATGAGAGTATTAACTGATCCTGCAGATACTGGAGCAGTGACCATAGCCTTACCTCAGGATGTACAAGGTGAAGCTTATGATTATCCAGAATATTTCTTTCAAAAGAGAGTTCACAGAATTGAAAGAAGACCTGCTACGAAAGAGATGATACAAGATGCAGTTACCCTTATCTCAAAGAAGAAGAAACCAATTCTCATATGCGGTGGTGGCGTAAAATATTCAGAAGCAACAGCAGTGTTTAAGGCTTTTGCTGAAAAATTCAACATTCCATTTAGTGAAACACAGGCAGGAAAAGGGGCAATCATCTGGGATCATGAATTAAATCTTGGTGGTATAGGAGAAACTGGCAGTTTAGCGGCAAATACTATCGCGAAAGAAACGGATCTTGTCATTGGCGTAGGCACTCGCTATACAGACTTTACGACGTCCTCTAAATGGATCTTCCAAAATCCAGAGGTGGATTATTTAAATATAAATGTAGCTGCATTTGATGCTTATAAATTGGATGGCGTAAAAGTAGTAGCCGATGCTAAAGCTGCTTTAGAAACATTATCGACAGAACTAGAAAAAACGGCCTATAGATCCGCATATACAACACAAATAAAAGACGCTAAAGATAAATTAAAAGTAGAAGTAGATAGGGTATATGCCGTAGAATATACGGGGGAAGGTTTTGTCCCTGAAATCGATGACCATCTTGACCGCGCTGTATTAGAAGAGTTTAAAAAGGTAACTGGCTCCTGCCTAACCCAGTCAAGAGTCTTAGGCGTACTGAACGAAATGCTAGGTGAAACTGACATCATTGTTGGTGCATCGGGAAGCTTACCAGGAGATTTGCAAAGAGTTTGGCGTACAAAAGGACCTAATACCTATCATATGGAATATGGATTTTCCTGTATGGGATATGAAGTGAATGCAAGCTTGGGTGTTAAGTTGGCAGCACCAACTCAGGAAGTATATACATTGCTTGGTGACGGCTCCTATATGATGCTGCATTCTGAATTGCCAACTTCTATCCAGGAAAGAAAAAAGATCAATGTAATACTGTTAGACAACATGACATTTGGTTGTATCAACAATGTTCAAATGGAACACGGTATGGGAAGCTTCGGTACTGAATTTAGATTTAGAAATGAGGCTACTGGCAAATTAGATGGCGGCTTTGTTCCTATTGATTTTGCTATGAATGCGGCTTCTTATGGATGCAAGACTTATACTGTTAAAACAGTAGAAGAGCTGAAAGCTGCAGTAATTGATTCTAAAAAACAAAAAGTATCTACACTAATTGATGTAAAAGTACTGCCTAAGACCATGGTACATAAATACAATTCATGGTGGCGAGTCGGTGTTGCTGAAGTGTCTACTAGTGAGAAGATTCAAGAAGCATATAAAACATTAAGAAAGAATATTGATAAGGCCAGAGAGTATTAG
- the iolE gene encoding myo-inosose-2 dehydratase, whose translation MFSKEKVKLGIAPIAWTNDDMPDLGKENTFEQCISEMALAGFTGSEVGCKYPKDVSVLKKALELRGLQIASAWFSAFLTTKPYEETEKEFIQHRDFLHAMGAKVVVVSEQGHSIQGKLDIPIFEGKYYLNDKEWQQFADGLNKLGKLAKEKNMKLVYHHHMGTVVQTREEIDRLMSMTDEKLVYLLFDSGHLAYSGEDFIAILKKYVSRIKHVHLKDIRPEMREKVKKEQLSFLQGVRVGAFTVPGDGHIDFGPIFTILSENDYEGWLLVEAEQDPAKANAFEYAQKARKYIKDKIGF comes from the coding sequence ATGTTTAGCAAAGAAAAAGTTAAACTTGGAATTGCACCTATCGCTTGGACGAATGATGATATGCCGGATCTGGGAAAAGAAAATACTTTTGAACAATGCATAAGTGAAATGGCTCTTGCTGGTTTTACGGGTTCAGAAGTGGGCTGTAAATATCCAAAAGATGTGAGTGTTTTAAAAAAGGCTCTTGAGCTAAGGGGATTACAAATAGCAAGTGCTTGGTTTAGTGCTTTTTTGACAACAAAGCCATATGAAGAAACAGAAAAAGAATTCATTCAACACCGAGATTTTTTGCATGCTATGGGGGCTAAAGTCGTTGTCGTATCGGAACAAGGTCATAGTATACAGGGAAAGTTGGATATTCCAATATTTGAAGGAAAATATTATTTGAATGATAAAGAGTGGCAACAATTTGCCGATGGTTTAAATAAATTAGGTAAATTAGCAAAAGAAAAAAATATGAAATTGGTCTATCATCACCATATGGGGACTGTGGTCCAGACTAGGGAAGAAATAGATAGACTTATGAGCATGACAGATGAAAAACTGGTATATTTATTATTTGATTCAGGACATCTAGCATATTCGGGGGAAGATTTTATCGCGATATTAAAAAAATATGTTAGCAGAATCAAACATGTGCATTTGAAAGATATACGGCCAGAAATGAGAGAAAAAGTTAAAAAAGAACAATTAAGCTTCCTTCAAGGCGTTAGAGTTGGTGCATTTACAGTACCAGGGGATGGACATATCGACTTTGGACCGATCTTTACGATTTTATCTGAAAATGATTATGAAGGATGGTTGCTGGTAGAGGCAGAACAAGATCCTGCAAAAGCAAATGCCTTTGAATATGCACAAAAAGCGAGAAAGTATATCAAAGACAAAATAGGGTTCTAA
- a CDS encoding 5-deoxy-glucuronate isomerase, with product MMQDLGELHYGFHSLCEINGKNKEMLMDITIVKLDKEAKESYYQKHKEMAILLLDGKVKIKWSAREEVVERRSVFDENPWCLHVPKETEVTIELLEASEILIQCTENANSFEDKLYGPTDCKSDIFGEGVWNDVARRVVRTVFDYQNAPYSNMVMGEVITYPGKWSSYPPHHHPQPEVYYYKFNKPQGFGLCLVGENAYKIKDNSFLAIPGGLVHPQTAAPGYAMYYCWMIRHLENNPWTDRIDDEKHTWLLDKNVKIWPEK from the coding sequence ATGATGCAAGATTTAGGTGAGCTGCACTATGGGTTCCATTCATTATGCGAAATCAATGGAAAAAATAAAGAAATGTTAATGGATATTACCATAGTCAAGTTAGATAAAGAGGCCAAGGAATCTTATTATCAGAAGCATAAAGAAATGGCGATTCTACTATTAGATGGAAAAGTAAAAATAAAATGGTCAGCAAGAGAAGAAGTAGTTGAAAGAAGATCTGTTTTTGATGAAAATCCTTGGTGTTTGCATGTTCCGAAAGAGACAGAGGTCACTATTGAGCTTCTAGAGGCAAGTGAAATCCTCATTCAATGTACTGAAAATGCAAATAGTTTTGAAGACAAGCTATATGGTCCTACAGATTGCAAAAGTGATATTTTTGGTGAAGGCGTCTGGAATGATGTTGCTAGAAGAGTTGTTAGGACAGTGTTTGATTATCAGAATGCCCCTTATTCAAACATGGTTATGGGCGAGGTGATAACATATCCGGGTAAGTGGTCCAGTTACCCGCCGCATCATCATCCGCAGCCGGAAGTGTATTATTATAAATTTAATAAACCTCAAGGTTTTGGATTATGCTTGGTAGGAGAAAATGCTTATAAAATAAAAGATAATAGCTTTTTAGCAATACCGGGAGGATTGGTTCATCCGCAAACAGCAGCTCCTGGATATGCAATGTATTACTGCTGGATGATTAGGCATTTGGAGAATAATCCATGGACGGATCGGATTGATGATGAAAAGCATACATGGTTATTAGATAAAAATGTAAAAATATGGCCGGAAAAATAG
- the iolC gene encoding 5-dehydro-2-deoxygluconokinase yields the protein MKYIGFDSSRKFDVVPLGRAAIDFNPVDINMTLAESTTFKKYVGGSPANIAVGLARLGKKVGFIGKISKDRFGEFIINYFTKEGIDTSQIYEAQNGESLGLTFTEIFSPTESSILMYRNDVADLSLEVNEISEEYIKNTKAIVISGTALSKSPSREATLKALEYAKKHNTIVIFDIDYRGYSWLNKDEIAVYYSIVGKSSDLVIGSREEFDLMQGLATTNSSDEETAERWLSYGNKIVVIKHGRDGSTAYTTDGKKYNIKPFPVKLLKSFGGGDAYGSAFIYGLLEGWDMIDCLEFGSASAAMLVASHSCSEAMPTADEVKAFIKKSKEEHGDMVARV from the coding sequence ATGAAATATATTGGATTTGATAGCAGCCGAAAATTTGATGTTGTGCCTCTAGGAAGAGCTGCAATTGATTTTAATCCTGTGGATATTAATATGACACTTGCTGAAAGTACAACTTTTAAAAAATATGTAGGCGGATCTCCAGCTAATATAGCAGTTGGTTTAGCTAGACTAGGCAAGAAGGTAGGGTTTATTGGAAAGATATCAAAAGATAGATTTGGTGAATTTATTATTAACTATTTTACAAAAGAAGGAATTGATACCTCACAAATCTATGAAGCCCAAAATGGTGAATCTTTAGGTCTTACTTTTACAGAAATATTTAGTCCAACAGAAAGTAGTATTTTGATGTACAGAAATGATGTTGCTGATTTAAGCTTAGAAGTTAATGAGATTAGTGAGGAGTATATTAAAAATACAAAAGCAATTGTTATTTCTGGTACAGCACTGTCAAAAAGTCCTTCAAGAGAGGCAACCTTAAAAGCTTTGGAATACGCAAAGAAACACAATACGATAGTTATTTTTGATATTGATTATCGCGGATATTCTTGGCTTAATAAGGATGAAATTGCAGTTTATTATTCTATAGTTGGCAAGAGTAGTGATCTGGTAATAGGATCACGAGAAGAATTCGACTTGATGCAAGGCCTAGCAACCACGAATAGTAGTGATGAAGAGACAGCTGAAAGATGGCTCTCCTATGGAAATAAAATAGTAGTAATCAAACATGGAAGAGATGGCTCAACAGCATATACTACAGATGGGAAAAAATACAATATTAAGCCTTTCCCAGTGAAACTTCTTAAGTCCTTTGGTGGAGGTGATGCGTATGGATCAGCCTTTATTTATGGATTACTTGAAGGTTGGGATATGATAGATTGCTTGGAATTTGGTAGTGCTTCAGCCGCTATGTTAGTAGCAAGTCATAGTTGTTCAGAAGCAATGCCGACAGCAGATGAAGTAAAAGCATTTATAAAAAAGAGCAAAGAGGAACATGGGGATATGGTAGCTAGAGTATAG
- a CDS encoding iron-containing alcohol dehydrogenase: MANVFLTPRTIIAGEEALERSASYLKRSGEKALIVTDQIMVSIGNVQKLINILDEQNIKYQVFAEINSEPTDQMVYQGVKSYRDNHCDFLIAIGGGSPIDTMKAIGVMLTNAGTLADYMGKEISALLPTLIAIPTTAGTGSEATQYTIISDIKTEVKMLLKGASLLPTLAIVDPGLTLTSPPKVTAATGIDALTHAIEAYTSKKSQPMSDTFALSAIKRVFKNLLKAYKNGRDINARKEMSIAALEAGIAFNNSSVTVVHGMSRPIGALFHVPHGLSNAILLFGCLKFALSGTPERFCDLAKTIGVYENGMSNIQGGQAFISAVNQLCNDLQIETLAQLGIDKVKFFENLEKMAEDALKSGSPQNTIKDISNEDIINIYKGLWEPVTL, from the coding sequence GTGGCAAATGTATTTTTAACTCCTCGCACCATTATTGCGGGGGAAGAGGCATTAGAAAGATCGGCTTCCTATTTAAAAAGATCTGGGGAAAAAGCACTTATTGTTACAGATCAAATTATGGTTTCGATTGGAAACGTTCAGAAATTAATCAACATTTTGGATGAACAAAATATTAAATATCAGGTGTTTGCAGAAATCAATAGTGAGCCTACAGATCAAATGGTCTATCAGGGAGTCAAAAGCTATCGAGACAATCACTGCGATTTTTTGATAGCAATAGGTGGGGGCAGTCCAATTGATACGATGAAAGCAATTGGAGTAATGTTAACAAACGCAGGTACATTAGCTGACTATATGGGAAAAGAAATTTCTGCTCTTTTGCCTACTTTAATTGCGATACCGACGACAGCTGGGACTGGTTCGGAGGCAACTCAATACACAATCATATCTGACATTAAGACCGAGGTTAAAATGCTTTTAAAAGGAGCGTCTTTATTACCTACATTGGCCATTGTAGATCCAGGATTAACCCTTACCTCTCCACCCAAAGTTACGGCGGCGACTGGTATTGATGCTTTGACTCATGCCATAGAAGCATATACATCTAAGAAATCCCAACCTATGTCAGATACCTTTGCACTTTCGGCAATTAAAAGAGTCTTCAAGAATCTGTTGAAAGCTTATAAAAATGGCAGGGATATTAACGCAAGAAAAGAAATGTCAATAGCTGCACTAGAAGCTGGGATCGCTTTTAATAATTCCTCTGTAACCGTAGTGCATGGAATGAGTAGACCAATAGGGGCACTTTTTCATGTACCACATGGGTTGTCTAATGCAATCTTACTTTTTGGTTGTTTGAAATTTGCTTTAAGTGGAACGCCAGAACGATTTTGTGATTTAGCAAAGACAATAGGAGTTTATGAAAATGGTATGAGTAATATACAAGGTGGGCAAGCGTTTATCTCTGCAGTAAATCAATTATGTAATGATTTACAGATTGAAACATTAGCACAGTTGGGGATTGATAAAGTAAAATTCTTTGAAAATTTAGAAAAGATGGCAGAAGATGCTTTAAAGAGTGGCAGTCCACAAAATACAATAAAAGATATAAGCAATGAAGACATAATAAATATATATAAGGGATTATGGGAGCCGGTAACACTTTAG
- a CDS encoding short-chain-enoyl-CoA hydratase, with amino-acid sequence MREYENLLLKIEEGIGFVTINRPKSLNALNAATVRDLDCIFDALAQNNEVKVVVITGSGEKSFVAGADITEMQSMSAIEGRNWAKMAQAVFNKIENLPKPVIAAVNGFALGGGCELAMACDIRILSEKAKFGQPEVSLGIPPGFGGTQRLARLVGKGRAKELLFTGDMVDAAEAYRIGLANKVVSAEELINVTTMMAQKIISRAPIAVQVCKAAVNEGLDVDLKSGVAYEAEVFGLCFATDDQKEGMTAFIEKRKPSFTGK; translated from the coding sequence ATGCGTGAGTATGAGAATTTATTATTAAAAATTGAAGAAGGGATTGGATTTGTAACGATTAATCGTCCCAAATCGTTAAATGCACTAAATGCCGCTACAGTGCGTGATCTGGATTGTATATTTGATGCATTAGCCCAGAATAATGAAGTGAAAGTAGTTGTTATTACTGGCAGTGGTGAAAAATCTTTTGTAGCTGGTGCAGATATTACTGAAATGCAATCAATGTCGGCTATCGAAGGAAGAAATTGGGCAAAAATGGCACAAGCAGTATTCAATAAAATTGAAAATTTGCCAAAGCCAGTTATTGCTGCTGTGAATGGCTTTGCCCTCGGTGGTGGCTGTGAATTAGCTATGGCCTGCGATATTCGTATCCTTTCTGAAAAAGCTAAGTTTGGTCAACCTGAAGTGTCATTAGGCATACCACCTGGATTTGGTGGAACGCAGCGATTAGCGAGGCTGGTAGGCAAAGGGCGAGCGAAAGAATTGCTTTTCACAGGTGATATGGTTGATGCAGCTGAAGCCTATCGTATTGGGCTTGCGAATAAAGTAGTGTCTGCTGAGGAACTTATAAATGTAACTACGATGATGGCGCAAAAAATTATATCTAGGGCGCCGATTGCTGTTCAAGTTTGTAAAGCAGCAGTCAATGAAGGTCTTGATGTTGATCTTAAATCTGGTGTAGCCTACGAAGCCGAAGTTTTTGGCCTGTGTTTTGCAACGGATGATCAAAAAGAAGGAATGACTGCTTTTATTGAAAAGCGTAAACCTAGTTTTACTGGGAAATAA
- a CDS encoding electron transfer flavoprotein subunit alpha — protein MGVKVIKEACIACGVCISACPFSAIQMQDEKAYITEACTVCGACVESCPVEAISKEVEVKDVSIDKSEYKDVWVYLETVEGKLRNVGLELLGEGRKLADAMGQKLSGVLIGNNVKDLAKDVFASGADQLYLVEAVELEHYNTDGYTATVVDLIQQYKPSVILVGATNNGRDLGPRVACRVGTGLTADCTGLGIDEDTGLVTWTRPAFGGNIMATILCPEHRPQMGTIRPSVFKKPALDGNQSGEIICVSSKVKAEDIRTRLVDIIRVCTVSCKLEEAEIIVSGGRGLCKPENFSLVEDLANVLGGSVGASRAAVDAGWKPALHQVGQTGKTVGPKIYFACGISGAIQHLAGMSSSDLIIAINKDPDAPIFKMADYGIVGDVMEVLPLLTAEFKKLKAS, from the coding sequence ATGGGGGTAAAAGTAATAAAAGAAGCATGTATTGCTTGCGGTGTTTGTATTTCTGCGTGCCCATTTAGTGCAATTCAGATGCAAGACGAGAAAGCATATATAACAGAAGCCTGTACTGTTTGCGGTGCGTGCGTTGAATCTTGTCCTGTGGAGGCAATTAGTAAAGAGGTAGAAGTTAAAGACGTGTCTATAGATAAAAGTGAATACAAGGATGTTTGGGTTTATCTAGAGACTGTAGAGGGTAAGTTACGCAACGTTGGCCTAGAATTGCTTGGCGAAGGGCGTAAGTTAGCGGATGCTATGGGGCAGAAACTGTCAGGTGTTCTTATTGGCAATAATGTAAAAGATTTGGCGAAAGATGTTTTCGCTTCAGGCGCAGATCAACTGTACTTAGTAGAAGCCGTGGAATTAGAACATTACAATACGGATGGGTATACTGCTACTGTAGTTGATCTAATTCAACAGTATAAGCCGTCGGTTATTCTTGTAGGTGCGACGAATAACGGACGAGATCTTGGGCCACGTGTAGCCTGTCGAGTTGGTACGGGATTGACAGCTGATTGTACTGGACTTGGTATTGATGAGGATACTGGACTTGTTACTTGGACTCGCCCCGCTTTTGGCGGTAATATTATGGCGACGATTCTTTGTCCTGAACATAGGCCCCAGATGGGCACTATTCGTCCATCTGTATTTAAGAAACCAGCATTAGATGGTAATCAGAGTGGAGAAATTATTTGCGTGTCCAGTAAGGTGAAAGCAGAAGATATTCGCACTAGGCTTGTTGATATTATTCGTGTTTGCACTGTTTCTTGCAAATTAGAAGAAGCTGAGATTATCGTATCTGGCGGTCGAGGATTGTGTAAGCCTGAAAACTTCTCCCTAGTGGAAGATTTAGCTAACGTACTTGGAGGATCTGTGGGGGCATCGCGCGCTGCTGTGGATGCTGGCTGGAAGCCAGCATTGCATCAGGTAGGACAGACGGGAAAAACCGTAGGACCAAAGATTTATTTTGCTTGTGGTATTTCTGGTGCAATTCAACATTTGGCAGGAATGTCATCTTCTGATCTCATTATTGCGATCAATAAAGATCCCGATGCACCTATATTTAAGATGGCAGATTATGGTATAGTTGGTGATGTTATGGAAGTACTTCCCCTTTTGACTGCGGAATTTAAGAAACTAAAAGCAAGTTAA
- a CDS encoding electron transfer flavoprotein subunit beta/FixA family protein: MKIVVCVKQVPDTTEVKIDPVTNTLIRQGVPSIVNPFDKNAMEAALQLKDKHGGKVTVISMGPPQAKDALKECLAMGADTAILISDRAFGGADTLATSYTLAAAVQKIGNYDIIFCGKQAIDGDTAQVGPEMAEHLGISQITYAAKIDADGDTVRVEREQEEGYEIIDVKLPVVISVVKSMNEPRLPSIKGTMKANRTEILVWTAADLDVNEQKLGLKGSPTQVRRIFTPPQRTHGVVIHKETAREAVAELIKRLSDAKIV, encoded by the coding sequence ATGAAAATCGTTGTTTGTGTCAAGCAAGTGCCTGATACTACGGAAGTAAAGATTGATCCAGTCACAAATACTCTAATTCGTCAAGGTGTGCCAAGCATTGTAAATCCTTTTGATAAAAATGCAATGGAAGCAGCATTGCAGTTAAAAGATAAACATGGTGGTAAGGTTACTGTTATTTCTATGGGACCGCCACAAGCCAAAGATGCGTTGAAAGAATGCCTTGCAATGGGGGCTGATACTGCGATTCTCATTAGTGATCGTGCCTTTGGTGGAGCTGATACCTTAGCTACTAGCTATACATTAGCGGCAGCTGTACAAAAAATTGGTAATTATGATATCATCTTTTGCGGTAAACAAGCCATTGATGGCGATACTGCTCAAGTAGGACCAGAAATGGCGGAGCATCTAGGTATCTCTCAAATCACCTATGCTGCCAAGATTGATGCAGATGGTGATACTGTTCGTGTAGAACGTGAACAGGAAGAGGGGTATGAAATTATTGATGTGAAGTTGCCAGTAGTTATTTCGGTAGTAAAATCAATGAATGAGCCTCGCCTTCCTAGTATTAAAGGGACGATGAAAGCCAATCGTACAGAGATTTTGGTATGGACAGCAGCTGATCTTGATGTGAATGAACAAAAACTTGGATTAAAGGGGTCGCCGACTCAAGTTCGCAGGATCTTTACGCCACCACAGCGTACTCATGGTGTAGTGATTCACAAAGAGACAGCACGAGAAGCAGTTGCTGAATTAATAAAAAGATTATCTGATGCAAAAATTGTGTAA